From one Roseofilum reptotaenium CS-1145 genomic stretch:
- a CDS encoding MotA/TolQ/ExbB proton channel family protein produces MAILNAIDSLVSFGGIVIVPLLGFSVLATTLILERLVFWWQITRRQKPLAQEVVRIYRQDVQTALMKLDQNRDLPLARIFLAPLELDQPTPEEFRLALESAGQAEIPILKRFNTLFETVITVSPLLGLLGTILGLIHAFSSLRIGDLGGMDNLGVTAGISEALISTAVGLVVAIVTLLFTNLFRGLYRRQLALIQEYGGQLELIYRKRLTH; encoded by the coding sequence ATGGCTATCCTAAACGCGATCGACAGCCTAGTTTCCTTTGGTGGAATTGTTATTGTGCCGTTGTTAGGATTTTCTGTCCTAGCAACTACCTTGATCCTCGAACGACTGGTTTTTTGGTGGCAAATTACTCGCCGCCAAAAACCGTTAGCCCAAGAGGTTGTACGGATCTATCGTCAGGATGTGCAAACGGCCTTGATGAAATTGGATCAGAACCGAGATTTACCTCTGGCGAGAATTTTCCTGGCTCCCTTAGAACTTGATCAACCCACGCCAGAAGAATTTCGATTAGCTCTTGAAAGTGCTGGACAAGCAGAAATTCCCATCCTGAAGCGATTTAATACTCTCTTTGAAACAGTGATTACCGTTTCCCCTCTTCTAGGCTTATTGGGCACTATTCTCGGGCTGATTCACGCTTTTTCTTCCCTGCGTATTGGAGATCTGGGAGGTATGGACAATCTTGGCGTAACCGCAGGGATTAGTGAAGCTTTAATTTCTACTGCTGTAGGATTGGTAGTCGCGATCGTTACTCTACTTTTTACCAACCTATTTCGAGGTTTATATCGCCGACAACTTGCCCTGATCCAAGAATATGGTGGACAACTAGAACTGATTTACCGAAAACGTTTAACTCATTGA